GGTTCTCAAGTTTCTTTTTGATTTCTTCTATTTCCAGTTTTACACTTAAATTATCGGTCAACAATTGACGGACCCTTGTAAATATTCGCATTATCTGGATATTTACATTTATTGCCCTTTCGCTGTTCAGTATACCTGACAACATTGCAACACCCTGTTCAGTAAATGCATATGGAAGATTTCTGCTTCCACCCCAACTTGATGTTCCAAATTGGAATATCAAGTTGTCAAACTCTTCCTTTGTTAATCGGAACATAAAATCTTCAGGAAAACGCTTGATATTTCTTTTAACAGCTTTGTTTAAGTTTCCTGTTAGAACTCCATAAAGCTCAGCCAAATCCCTATATAGCATTACCTTTTGATCACGGATAAAATATATTTTGTTCATCACTATTTCATCGGGGATTATTGACTGGATTTTATCTTTTGTCATATTTCCTGTTGTATTTGATTTTAAAATCGTAATAACCATTGGCTCCATTTAAATGAACTCCGGTTACTACTTTTAGTCTATCGTCTTCAATAGTCATACTGGTCGTATTTGAACTTGGAGTCCAAGGAGAATAAACGCCTTCATTAAAATCTGTATCGTAAAGCTCATCGTCTTTATAAGATAAGCGGATATTACCCAAATGGTCTTTATACTGGTAAATATAATCAAAACCACCTTGGGTATTTGGCTCTATATAACCTTCGGGCTGACTTATCATCTGCAAGACATTATTCTTAAAGCCTTGTAAATGTAGCGAATATTTTCAGACCGAAAACTACAATGTTTTCAATTGAAAAACTTTCTACGACCTAATCAGACCTTCAGTTTTTTGATGGAATATTCGACCGAGCAGAGAAAAGTTAAATATTTAAAACACTTTTTAGTTCTTCAATCATGAGACCATGTTTATCAGGGTTTGTTTCTTTGAATTTTTTAATATTAATCAATTTCCATTTTACAGCTGGCAAATCCTTCAATATCGATA
The Bacteroidales bacterium DNA segment above includes these coding regions:
- a CDS encoding ORF6N domain-containing protein, producing MTKDKIQSIIPDEIVMNKIYFIRDQKVMLYRDLAELYGVLTGNLNKAVKRNIKRFPEDFMFRLTKEEFDNLIFQFGTSSWGGSRNLPYAFTEQGVAMLSGILNSERAINVNIQIMRIFTRVRQLLTDNLSVKLEIEEIKKKLEN